TTCGGACGATCAGCCCATCGTGCGGACGGGAGTTGCGGCCGATCAATTCGATCGGCTCGTCGACGTCGACCCACCGGGAGCCGTGCAACGCGGCGGCCGCCACACCCGCGATCACGCCCCGCCGCCTGGACCACAACCACGCGGCCCAGGTCCGATCGCCCAAGGACGGGTCCAGGGATGCCGCGACGTAAACGTCGCGATAGATGGGGCGGTACCAGCGGCGCAACTCGTGCTCGGTCAGCTGCCCGGCGGCAATCGCTTCACTACCGATGAACACGCGATTCATCCCCGCATGCTGGCGCATCCCACCGACAATCCGTCGACATCGACGCCGGCGCGCGAAAGTGCGGGAGGCGGGCACGCCACCGTCGATCTCGGCGCCAGAAGTTTGGGATCGGTAGCCGCGAGCCGCGTCTGTACTTCTCTCGTGACGGTGCCACCGAGGCGCCGCGAACGAAGGGAACACAGGTGAAGCGAATTCTCGCGGTCGGTGTCGGCGTGCTCGGCTGCAGCATGCTGCTCATGGCTTGCTCCGACAACAACAGCAGCAGCAAGGGCTCCAGCTCGGCGACGGGCGCCGCGCCCACCAGTGTCTCGGTGGCCTCAAGCGGGAAGACGTCGGTCAAGGTCGAGGGAAATGACCTGCAGGGCCTGGACCTGAACTCCGTGACGTGCGTGAAGCAGGGCGGCACGATCAACATCGCCAGCGGCGCGGTGGGCGGCCAGCAGGGTCTCGGTGTGGTCATGAAGGACGGCCAGCCGCCGACCGTGCAGTCCCTCGGGATGGTCGTCGACGGCAACGCGCTCGCGGTGAGCGACAACATGGGCATGAAGACCGGTTCTGCGGATGTGAAGGTGGACGGCGACACCTACACCATCACCGGTGAGGCAGCCGGCGCGGACATGAAGAACCCGATGGCCGGGATGATCAGCAAGAAGTTCGAAATCTCCGTCACCTGCAAGTGACGTGACCAACCGTTCGGGCGGCGGGAGGCGGACGTGCCGAGCACGTCCGCCGTCTCGCCGTTACCTGTATCGGCGGCCGTGGCCGATTTATGATCCAGCCGTGTCCATCACCGGCGATCTGCAGCGGGCCCGCCAGCTCGCCCTCGCCGCCCAGGAGGAGAAGGCCAAAGACCTCCTGCTGTCGCTGATGCCGCAGATCGAGAGCGAGGACCGCGACGACCTCGCGCTCGAAGCCTTCGCTCAACTGGGCGAAATCTATCTCATCCGAACGGCTTACGACGGCACCAGGGAATGCCTCC
This is a stretch of genomic DNA from Mycobacterium sp. ELW1. It encodes these proteins:
- a CDS encoding lipoprotein LpqH, which produces MKRILAVGVGVLGCSMLLMACSDNNSSSKGSSSATGAAPTSVSVASSGKTSVKVEGNDLQGLDLNSVTCVKQGGTINIASGAVGGQQGLGVVMKDGQPPTVQSLGMVVDGNALAVSDNMGMKTGSADVKVDGDTYTITGEAAGADMKNPMAGMISKKFEISVTCK